The nucleotide window ACCGTATTTAATACCTTGAGAGATGATGATGTTGTATACATCGGAGGGTATAAAATCAGGGAAAGGCCCGTTAGGTTTGACTAGGTCGGGAGGATAGTAGTGTATCTCCGGAGGTATACAGCCTAAGTGTTGACATATTGCACTAAACGCTACTATAGAGTTATTTGGCCCTACTCCCCCCGGAAAAGTATAAGTAGCTCCAGTCTCTGGGATCGTGACAGTAGTAGAGGGGACTTTCACCGGGTTCCCGTTTTCATCACCAATGTTTAACAGGAAAGTTATATCACCTTGCATAGGGTACTGGAATACTAAAATAGCGGGATTATTTACCGGCAATTTAGAAGCCTGAATAGGGTTCCCGTCAGAATCCGTTATTATCATCCACGGAAAGTCCTTAAGTGTTATCTCTGGCTGATTAAGGTAACCTAAAACCGGTAAAACGGAAACTACTGCTAGCGCTCCTATCCCTACTAGTAGTCCCTTTAAAAATAGTCTCCTTTCAGGGTTTAAAGGACCTACATTGTCTTCGGCATACTTAAATAGGTAGTCCCTCCCTTTCTTTACAAACTCCTTCTCATCAAACTTGGTTGGGGGGTTCCTCATTTTATACACGAGGCGGTGTAAAAATATTAGGTCATCTCTCTTGAGGGCAAATGGTTTCATTTCTTTTCACAAATTTAGTTATAGTTGAAATCTTTAAATTTTTATTTTATATCTTTTCTAGCTCACAAAATTAATCTTCTTTGTAATTAAAACTTAAACATAGTTTAATGTTATTTTCAATTAGATAGATTAAAGTATGTTAAGTTTGAATTCATAATGCTAAATTATTTTATTTATATAAACTAAGTTTCAAAAATAAATAAATCACAGAAAAAGTTAAATATAATGATAATTACAGTGAATTTTAGGTGAACGAGTATAGCACTAATTGATAAAATAAAACACGAGGCAGAAGCTGTCTGGTTTATTGTAATGCTAGCCATTATTCTAGGCTATTTTTCATGGGAAATAGTCCAAATACAGACCGGTGCTAACGTAAGTTTTAGATACGGTCTACCCTTGTATTCAGGGATGCCTAAACAAGCCCAAGAAGCCGTTTCGTATTTTGAGTCCCACCCACCGTCTAACCACACGTCTGAAGTCATTAACGGCATATTAGTAGTTAACATGACAATATACCAGTATTACTACTCACCTAACGTAATCAAGGCTCAACCTAACCAGCAAGTAGTCCTAATATTAAACTCCCCCCAAGTCATAACCGGAATATACTTACGGCTCCCTAACGGTGTAATTAACGTAAACGCAGTACCAGGGATCCCGAGTTATGCATACTTTGTGTCCCCCAGTTCTCAGGGGAACTATACTTGGTATGAGCCCGAATACGCGGGCTATGCGTTTTCTACGAATATGACCGGGACATTAGAGGTGGTCTAGTTGGCTTATAATTTATCTAAGCAAATAATTGGAAATTTAAAGAAAGATATGTCTATGTTTTTAAGTAAATTTAAGAGTGTTGCGTTACCAAAAGATACCTTAGGAGTAGTCTGGCTATTCACTCTCGGTGCGATAGGTTGGCTAGTAATAGTGGGAACCGCAGCTATGAACATGAGGACTTACCTTGTATTTCCCAGTAATTCTGCAGGTATAGGGCCCACATACTACCTAGCCCTGACACTACACGGATGGAGTGCAATGCTCGGAGTAGTTCCCGATGCTGCATTTGCTGTAATAGCATTCGCTATGTATAAAAGTGGTCTATCTGTAGTGAACACTAAGAAGATAGCTTATCTGTTCTGGGCGTCGAATTTAGGCTTATTGTTAGCGTTACTAGGAGGACCCGATATGGGCTGGTATATGTATCCGCCATTAGCTATAGAAGAAAATAGTACCTTTAAGGCATTCCTCATCTACCAGTCCCCCTTACTAATAGGTCTCGCTTATATTGCCTTAGCTGTAAACTCTATTGGGGAGACTATAATCCCTATTATTTTACTGGCTGATGCTTACGCAACAAAGCCCAAGAACCAGAAACTGAACATTTTCGCAGCATACGGTGTAGCTTTTGCGGCTATAATAGCCCTTACAATGCCTGCATTATCAGCAGCGGAGATCTGGTATGCGTTGCACTTTTTAGCTGGTGTTCAAGTAGACCCGCTCCTCTGGTTAATACTGTTCTGGTTCTACGGACACCCGGTAGTCTATTATGTACCGTTCCCTCTATTTGGAGCATTATATTATTATATACCTAAGGCCGCTGGTAGGGCATTGTACAGCGAGAAATGGGCTAGATGGAACATATACCTTTTGGCTATAGGTTCGATGTTAATTTGGGTGCACCACTTACAGACTTTTCCACTGCCAGTAGTCCTGAGGCTGTGGGCTAACTTCGCCACTTTAGTCTTAGCTGCTGGTTCCGGGTTGACCGTTTTAAACCTAGGCCTTACAATTCTCTTATCAAACGGTTATAACTACAGAGACCCCATAGGAATGTCGTTCTTAATAGCTTTAATAGGGTTTATACTAGGCGGAGTACAGGCATTACCTCAGCCTTTCAATATAGTAAACCCAATCATACATAATACGTATTATATAGTAGGGCACTTCCACTTAATAATTTGGACGTTAATACTAGTTGGCTTTACGGGTGTATTCCTAGACCTATTAAAGTCCAGTTCCACGGGATTCGACTACTCAAAGACCGCCTCAAGGTTAATAACTGCAGGGCTTTTACTCTGGACTATACCGTTCATGACTATAGGGTACCTAATGTCAGTAGAAGGATATCTAGGGATGATCAGGAGGGTTATAGCTTATCCTGCCATGTTCGAGCCCTTTAACCTCGCCATTTCCCTGCTTGCAGAGATCGGGATCCCCGGTCTTGTATTAGCAATTTCTACTGCTATTGGTGATTACATTACGAGGGGAGTTACTACTGGAGGTGTATCTATATCTGCATCCACCTCTATATCAATGAACGTAAGTAAGGAGGTGAAATTGGATGGCTGAAAAGGAGAAAGGTATAGTGGAAGACGTATTAGAAAGAGTTGGAGTTAAAGAAGTACCTTTCTTCAAGACCCCAGACTACATGTATAACCCGTCCTACTGGCTCGGTGCGATGGTAGCTGGTGCATTCGTCTACACTGTCATCACCGGACTACTGCTTTTGCTTTATTACCAACCATCATACGCTTATCAGTCCACAATGAATATCATCTATCACGTACCCTACGGGCCAGTACTCCTCTTTAGCCACCTATACGGGGCCTACATTATGATTATCCTAGCATATATCCATATGTTCAGAAACTTCTACGCAGGGGCGTATAAGAAGCCTAGAGAATTACAATGGGTAACCGGTGTCTTATTACTACTACTGACTTTAGGTGCCTCGTTTTTCGGTTACAGCCTTGTGAGTGACGTGTTAGGTGTCAATGCTGTAGACATAGGGAGTGAGTTAATGGTAGGG belongs to Stygiolobus caldivivus and includes:
- a CDS encoding Rieske 2Fe-2S domain-containing protein; this encodes MKPFALKRDDLIFLHRLVYKMRNPPTKFDEKEFVKKGRDYLFKYAEDNVGPLNPERRLFLKGLLVGIGALAVVSVLPVLGYLNQPEITLKDFPWMIITDSDGNPIQASKLPVNNPAILVFQYPMQGDITFLLNIGDENGNPVKVPSTTVTIPETGATYTFPGGVGPNNSIVAFSAICQHLGCIPPEIHYYPPDLVKPNGPFPDFIPSDVYNIIISQGIKYGVIHCDCHGSTYDPYKGAAVVTGPTVRPLPYVQLYWDPNTDYLYAVGMNLHAPVILGRSSDLSGFATLSSYDESTGCSKLLVQKGQTPTNCYTRILTSFGNPFQQSG
- the soxA gene encoding proton pump complex quinol oxidase subunit SoxA, which gives rise to MLAIILGYFSWEIVQIQTGANVSFRYGLPLYSGMPKQAQEAVSYFESHPPSNHTSEVINGILVVNMTIYQYYYSPNVIKAQPNQQVVLILNSPQVITGIYLRLPNGVINVNAVPGIPSYAYFVSPSSQGNYTWYEPEYAGYAFSTNMTGTLEVV
- a CDS encoding cbb3-type cytochrome c oxidase subunit I is translated as MSMFLSKFKSVALPKDTLGVVWLFTLGAIGWLVIVGTAAMNMRTYLVFPSNSAGIGPTYYLALTLHGWSAMLGVVPDAAFAVIAFAMYKSGLSVVNTKKIAYLFWASNLGLLLALLGGPDMGWYMYPPLAIEENSTFKAFLIYQSPLLIGLAYIALAVNSIGETIIPIILLADAYATKPKNQKLNIFAAYGVAFAAIIALTMPALSAAEIWYALHFLAGVQVDPLLWLILFWFYGHPVVYYVPFPLFGALYYYIPKAAGRALYSEKWARWNIYLLAIGSMLIWVHHLQTFPLPVVLRLWANFATLVLAAGSGLTVLNLGLTILLSNGYNYRDPIGMSFLIALIGFILGGVQALPQPFNIVNPIIHNTYYIVGHFHLIIWTLILVGFTGVFLDLLKSSSTGFDYSKTASRLITAGLLLWTIPFMTIGYLMSVEGYLGMIRRVIAYPAMFEPFNLAISLLAEIGIPGLVLAISTAIGDYITRGVTTGGVSISASTSISMNVSKEVKLDG